The following coding sequences are from one Gossypium hirsutum isolate 1008001.06 chromosome A12, Gossypium_hirsutum_v2.1, whole genome shotgun sequence window:
- the LOC107920464 gene encoding lysM domain receptor-like kinase 4, producing MDQFRFGFFILLCAFMHKFHAQQSYSGNSILNCSENDETGPSSAFLYTCNGEKPSCQAFLIFKSYPPYESISTIPNLTSADPLELAHINNISLSTIFPANKEVIVPVNCSCSGQYYQANTSYIIPNKQVDYFSIANNTYQGLSTCKSLNKENSDSGLQVGSVLQVPLRCASPTRNQTLNGTKFLMTYVVDWEDTIHDISKRFNASMESVGDANGIDLDDALIFPFTTVLVPLSTKPSSSQTIIHFQQPPASSPTTPIDVIKPSRKKFTVWLAIGVPLLALFLLLLLMFLHHKKTREAARKDKRKKWELPNDVLVSIDQNLKVYDFKDLEAATENFSNKYKMGASVYRGVIKGELLAIKQMSKAVDKEVSLLQRINHFNLISLRGACEHSGVFYLVYEFMENGSLKEWLQNKSCQKFQVWGYRIHIALDVANGLHYLHNFTTPAYVHKDICSDNVLLDRDLRAKISNFSLARSAEREDSRKSSMWSSLGTKGYKAPEYIEYGLVTPEMDIYAFGVLLLELITGKPAIFMQDEKEVLLSERILTIMKAENADAEIDRIIDPNLKGHLWMKLARQMLKLSIDCLAEEPESRLSMAEVVSYLLRIQLDAQRSEEPFPSEWR from the coding sequence ATGGATCAGTTTCGGTTCGGTTTCTTCATATTATTATGTGCTTTCATGCATAAGTTCCATGCTCAGCAAAGCTACTCAGGAAACTCAATATTGAATTGTTCCGAAAATGATGAAACAGGCCCATCTTCAGCCTTTCTTTACACTTGCAATGGTGAAAAGCCATCTTGCCAGGCCTTTCTGATATTCAAATCTTATCCTCCTTATGAATCAATCTCAACAATCCCGAACCTTACATCTGCAGATCCATTGGAGCTTGCACATATCAACAATATTTCACTTTCTACAATCTTCCCTGCAAACAAAGAGGTGATTGTTCCAGTGAACTGTTCTTGTTCAGGTCAGTACTATCAGGCCAACACTTCTTACATCATTCCAAATAAGCAAGTCGATTATTTTTCGATTGCCAACAATACCTATCAAGGGTTGTCGACCTGCAAGTCTCTTAATAAGGAGAATAGTGATTCAGGCTTGCAAGTTGGTTCGGTTTTACAAGTACCACTTAGATGTGCTTCTCCCACAAGAAATCAAACATTAAATGGTACTAAATTTCTAATGACTTATGTGGTTGATTGGGAAGACACCATCCATGATATCAGTAAGAGATTCAATGCTAGTATGGAAAGTGTTGGTGATGCAAACGGAATTGATTTAGATGACGCACTTATTTTTCCCTTTACAACAGTTCTTGTCCCATTGTCAACCAAACCTTCAAGCTCTCAAACTATAATTCACTTTCAACAACCACCCGCTTCTTCACCCACCACTCCAATAGATGTGATCAAACCCTCAAGGAAAAAATTCACTGTTTGGCTTGCAATCGGAGTTCCCTTGCTGGCACTTTTCCTTTTGCTGCTGCTGATGTTTTTACATCATAAGAAAACTAGGGAGGCTGCCAGAAAAGATAAGAGAAAGAAATGGGAGTTACCTAATGATGTTCTGGTGAGCATAGatcaaaatttgaaagtttatgaTTTCAAAGATCTAGAGGCGGCCACagaaaatttcagcaacaaaTACAAGATGGGTGCCTCTGTTTATCGAGGTGTTATCAAGGGAGAATTGCTAGCCATAAAACAAATGAGCAAAGCTGTAGATAAAGAGGTAAGCTTGCTGCAAAGGATTAATCATTTCAATCTAATAAGCCTTCGTGGGGCTTGTGAGCACTCTGGTGTCTTTTACCTTGTTTATGAGTTCATGGAGAATGGTTCTTTAAAAGAATGGCTTCAAAACAAGAGTTGCCAGAAATTCCAGGTATGGGGTTATAGAATTCATATTGCTTTAGATGTTGCTAATGGGCTTCATTATCTTCACAACTTCACCACTCCAGCATATGTGCATAAAGATATTTGTAGTGACAACGTGCTGCTTGATCGAGATTTGAGGGCCAAGATTTCAAACTTCAGTCTAGCTCGATCAGCAGAAAGAGAAGATAGCAGAAAATCATCGATGTGGAGTTCTCTCGGAACAAAGGGTTACAAGGCACCTGAATACATTGAGTATGGCTTGGTGACACCTGAGATGGATATATATGCCTTTGGGGTTCTTCTGCTGGAACTGATTACAGGAAAGCCAGCAATTTTTATGCAGGATGAAAAGGAAGTACTATTATCAGAAAGAATACTAACAATCATGAAAGCAGAGAATGCAGATGCTGAAATTGATCGCATAATCGATCCTAACCTGAAAGGACACCTCTGGATGAAACTTGCACGCCAGATGTTGAAATTGAGCATTGACTGCTTGGCAGAAGAACCGGAAAGCAGACTGAGCATGGCTGAAGTAGTTTCATATCTGTTGAGAATTCAACTGGATGCACAGCGATCAGAAGAACCCTTTCCATCGGAATGGCGTTAA
- the LOC121211341 gene encoding pentatricopeptide repeat-containing protein At5g66631 produces the protein MIISQSFHFDKIAMIFERFSPSKNLFSLLNQQVRSFARDPFPNKLTHYLHRAKLIDSIRLALRSNSPNSLNPLLQTRLLDSFVVANAFRSAPSADSAISFFENLKQVPNFAHSQNTIFAFATVLAKFKRKVELKALIGDAKDRKFNNVKASFMNLLFWYSTAGDLQKVLETWEEYRNEENRLSTEAHNIVMGLYAKKDMNFEAVEAFRGMIDQGVIPNSRTYTILIEHLVRLGKLDAAMEVFTVLPSMRIKRTLKQFLILVEGFVGGERFDVVKSLLKEMREDGKLPGRAMRIYLERMKEAGFAGETDEFLVEMLPDGRIKSVGSCEDSSDEDEDEDGDDDVNEGVDVHTVKLKPWLDPKALANALKQWSPEVVTILEDAKFVWTSRLVCKVLRNFTSPETAWNFFCWVASQPGFSHDIYTVQRMMTLLARHGNVELVDKLINKVRREQMILPFSTIRLLVEFYGISKNADAALKVFRNDRTLCGHISRFNLMLLYSSLLRALTKCRRNTDALDILDEMILNGICPDIQTFSGLIYHFALQGDIKTVQQLFSMIRQSGMEPDAYMFKLLIQAYCKCQRAALAYRVFVDMRNSNLMPDAATKDLLVKSLWQEGRRKEAVIVEERYEETDGVLPLALRGHVWTVSSEDLTRVYSVYSNSVIAPA, from the coding sequence ATGATTATTTCCCAGTCTTTCCATTTTGATAAAATTGCAATGATTTTTGAACGATTCTCGCCTTCTAAAAACCTGTTTAGCCTCCTAAACCAACAAGTTCGCTCCTTTGCACGCGACCCATTCCCCAACAAACTTACTCATTACCTTCACCGAGCCAAGCTCATTGACTCAATCCGACTCGCTCTCCGTTCCAACTCTCCTAACTCACTCAACCCTCTTCTCCAAACTCGACTCCTTGACTCCTTCGTTGTTGCTAACGCTTTTCGTTCTGCTCCTTCAGCGGACTCtgccatttctttctttgaaaaccTTAAGCAAGTTCCAAACTTTGCGCATTCACAGAATACTATTTTTGCTTTTGCTACTGTTCTTGCTAAGTTCAAGCGAAAGGTGGAACTCAAGGCCCTGATCGGTGACGCTAAAGATAgaaaatttaacaatgttaaagCCAGTTTCATGAACCTTTTGTTTTGGTATTCTACTGCTGGGGACCTTCAAAAAGTTTTGGAAACATGGGAAGAGTATAGGAATGAGGAAAATCGCCTATCAACAGAGGCTCACAACATTGTCATGGGGCTTTATGCTAAAAAGGATATGAATTTTGAAGCCGTGGAAGCTTTTCGAGGTATGATTGATCAAGGAGTGATTCCAAATTCCAGGACTTACACGATTTTGATAGAGCATCTTGTAAGGTTAGGGAAGTTGGATGCCGCTATGGAAGTGTTCACTGTGTTGCCTTCAATGAGAATAAAGAGGACTTTGAAACAGTTTCTGATTTTGGTTGAAGGGTTTGTTGGTGGAGAACGGTTTGATGTGGTGAAAAGTTTGCTTAAAGAAATGAGGGAGGATGGGAAACTTCCTGGACGGGCAATGCGAATATATTTGGAACGAATGAAGGAGGCAGGGTTTGCTGGTGAGACGGATGAGTTTCTTGTAGAAATGTTGCCTGATGGAAGGATCAAGAGTGTAGGTTCTTGTGAGGATAGTAGTGACGAGGATGAGGATGAGGATGGTGACGATGATGTAAATGAGGGAGTTGATGTTCATACGGTCAAACTGAAACCATGGTTGGATCCAAAAGCTTTGGCAAATGCCTTAAAACAATGGAGTCCTGAAGTGGTAACTATATTAGAAGATGCTAAATTTGTGTGGACTAGTAGGTTGGTTTGCAAAGTTCTGAGGAATTTCACTTCACCTGAGACAGCTTGGAATTTCTTCTGTTGGGTAGCTTCTCAGCCAGGATTCAGTCATGACATTTACACAGTGCAAAGAATGATGACTCTACTGGCACGCCATGGAAATGTTGAATTAGTAGATAAACTTATAAATAAAGTAAGGAGGGAGCAAATGATATTGCCTTTCAGCACCATCAGGTTGCTTGTTGAATTCTATGGCATTTCAAAGAATGCTGATGCTGCCTTGAAGGTCTTCCGCAATGATAGAACTCTCTGTGGTCACATATCAAGGTTCAATCTAATGCTTTTATATTCTTCTCTCTTGAGGGCATTAACAAAGTGTCGTAGGAATACAGATGCCCTGGATATACTTGATGAGATGATTCTAAATGGTATTTGCCCAGATATCCAGACATTTTCTGGGTTGATATATCACTTTGCACTACAGGGGGATATCAAAACTGTTCAGCAGCTCTTTTCGATGATTAGACAGAGTGGTATGGAACCAGATGCCTATATGTTTAAGTTGTTAATCCAAGCTTATTGCAAGTGTCAAAGAGCTGCACTTGCATATAGAGTTTTTGTAGACATGagaaattcaaatttaatgccTGATGCTGCCACAAAAGACTTGCTCGTGAAGAGTCTTTGGCAAGAAGGCAGGCGAAAAGAGGCTGTTATTGTAGAAGAGAGGTATGAGGAGACTGATGGAGTCCTTCCACTGGCATTGCGCGGTCATGTATGGACAGTTAGCTCTGAAGATCTCACTAGAGTTTATAGTGTTTATTCCAACAGTGTTATTGCCCCTGCATAG
- the LOC107926505 gene encoding protein DA1-related 1 isoform X2: MGWLTKILKGSSNKGRYHERYGDGRTWDEPRRSTEGSDGFDKDEIDCAIAISLSEVDQKGKKVIDESEPEEESDEDVTFDEGHIEDDDEKYVESHVEEEEDSYAKAREEKEDDRHAKVQQEEDEDLAKVQLEEDEQLAKAIQESLNVESPPRSGHGGLFSPYPFFFSASYRICAGCNAEIGHGRYLSCMGSVWHPECFRCHACNQPINDYEFSVSGNRPFHKSCYKEQHHPKCDVCRKFIPTNPAGLIEYRAHPYWMQKYCPSHERDGTPRCCSCERMEPVDVKYISLDDGRRLCLECLDSAIMDTHECQPLYLEIQEFYEGLNMKVEQQVPLLLVERQALNEAMEGEKNGHHHLPETRGLCLSEEQTVTTVLRRPRIGAGYRFIDMITEPHRLIRRCEVTAILILYGLPRLLTGSILAHEMMHAWLRLKGYPNLSPEVEEGICQVLAHMWLDSEIYAAAGSDAASSSSSSSASSSSSSSPSSSSSTSSKKGKRSDFEKKLGGFFKHQIESDSSTAYGEGFRQGNQAVNKYGLKRTLDHIRMTGSFPF, encoded by the exons ATGGGTTGGCTGACCAAGATTCTTAAAGGTTCAAGTAATAAAGGGCGATATCATGAGAGATATGGAGATGGTAGAACTTGGGATGAACCTCGCCGTTCAACA GAAGGCTCTGATGGTTTTGACAAAGATGAAATTGATTGTGCTATTGCAATTTCCCTTTCAGAAGTAGACCAAAAAGGCAAGAAAGTAATAG ATGAGTCTGAACCGGAGGAGGAATCGGACGAGGATGTAACATTTGATGAAGGTCACATAGAGgatgatgatgaaaaatatgttGAATCTCATGTGGAGGAGGAAGAGGACAGCTATGCTAAAGCTCGTGAAGAGAAAGAGGATGACCGACATGCCAAAGTTCAGCAAGAGGAAGATGAAGATCTCGCTAAAGTTCAATTGGAAGAAGATGAACAACTTGCTAAGGCAATTCAAGAAAGTTTAAATGTGGAGTCTCCACCTCGTTCTGGTCATGGGGGTTTATTTTCTCCTTATCCATTCTTCTTTTCAGCTAGTTACAG AATCTGTGCTGGTTGCAATGCTGAGATTGGTCATGGACGATACCTTAGTTGCATGGGTTCTGTTTGGCATCCAGAATGTTTCCGCTGTCATGCTTGCAACCAGCCAATTAATGATTACGAG TTTTCGGTTTCAGGGAATCGTCCTTTTCATAAATCCTGCTATAAAGAGCAGCATCATCCAAAATGTGATGTTTGCAGGAAATTT ATACCGACAAATCCAGCTGGTCTAATTGAGTACAGGGCACATCCCTACTGGATGCAAAAGTACTGCCCCTCTCATGAGCGTGATGGCACTCCTCGCTGTTGTAGTTGCGAAAGAATGGAG CCTGTAGATGTAAAATATATATCACTTGATGATGGTCGGAGGCTGTGCCTAGAGTGTCTAGATTCTGCAATTATGGATACTCATGAATGCCAACCTCTCTACCTTGAAATCCAAGAATTTTATGAAGGATTAAATATGAAAGTTGAACAACAGGTTCCTCTCCTTCTGGTTGAGAGGCAAGCTCTAAATGAGGCCATGGAGGGAGAAAAGAAT GGCCATCATCACTTACCAGAAACTAGAGGACTCTGCTTGTCGGAGGAGCAGACAGTTACCACC GTCTTAAGGAGGCCAAGGATTGGGGCTGGCTATCGGTTCATAGACATGATTACTGAACCTCATAGGCTAATTCGTCGATGTGAAGTTACagctattctcattttgtatggTCTTCCTAG GTTGCTGACAGGATCTATCCTGGCTCATGAGATGATGCACGCTTGGCTTAGGCTTAAAG GTTATCCAAATCTGAGTCCGGAAGTTGAGGAAGGAATATGTCAGGTTTTGGCACATATGTGGTTGGACTCTGAGATCTATGCTGCGGCGGGAAGTGATGCAGCTTCATCGTCATCCTCGTCATCtgcatcttcttcttcatcatcatcaccatcatcatcctCTTCCACATCATCAAAGAAAGGAAAGCGCTCGGATTTTGAGAAGAAACTTGGCGGCTTTTTTAAGCACCAGATTGAGTCAGATTCATCCACAGCGTATGGAGAGGGATTCAGGCAAGGTAATCAAGCAGTGAACAAGTACGGTCTTAAAAGGACCCTTGATCATATTCGGATGACAGGAAGCTTCCCTTTTTGA
- the LOC107926505 gene encoding protein DA1-related 1 isoform X1 — MGWLTKILKGSSNKGRYHERYGDGRTWDEPRRSTEGSDGFDKDEIDCAIAISLSEVDQKGKKVIEDESEPEEESDEDVTFDEGHIEDDDEKYVESHVEEEEDSYAKAREEKEDDRHAKVQQEEDEDLAKVQLEEDEQLAKAIQESLNVESPPRSGHGGLFSPYPFFFSASYRICAGCNAEIGHGRYLSCMGSVWHPECFRCHACNQPINDYEFSVSGNRPFHKSCYKEQHHPKCDVCRKFIPTNPAGLIEYRAHPYWMQKYCPSHERDGTPRCCSCERMEPVDVKYISLDDGRRLCLECLDSAIMDTHECQPLYLEIQEFYEGLNMKVEQQVPLLLVERQALNEAMEGEKNGHHHLPETRGLCLSEEQTVTTVLRRPRIGAGYRFIDMITEPHRLIRRCEVTAILILYGLPRLLTGSILAHEMMHAWLRLKGYPNLSPEVEEGICQVLAHMWLDSEIYAAAGSDAASSSSSSSASSSSSSSPSSSSSTSSKKGKRSDFEKKLGGFFKHQIESDSSTAYGEGFRQGNQAVNKYGLKRTLDHIRMTGSFPF, encoded by the exons ATGGGTTGGCTGACCAAGATTCTTAAAGGTTCAAGTAATAAAGGGCGATATCATGAGAGATATGGAGATGGTAGAACTTGGGATGAACCTCGCCGTTCAACA GAAGGCTCTGATGGTTTTGACAAAGATGAAATTGATTGTGCTATTGCAATTTCCCTTTCAGAAGTAGACCAAAAAGGCAAGAAAGTAATAG AAGATGAGTCTGAACCGGAGGAGGAATCGGACGAGGATGTAACATTTGATGAAGGTCACATAGAGgatgatgatgaaaaatatgttGAATCTCATGTGGAGGAGGAAGAGGACAGCTATGCTAAAGCTCGTGAAGAGAAAGAGGATGACCGACATGCCAAAGTTCAGCAAGAGGAAGATGAAGATCTCGCTAAAGTTCAATTGGAAGAAGATGAACAACTTGCTAAGGCAATTCAAGAAAGTTTAAATGTGGAGTCTCCACCTCGTTCTGGTCATGGGGGTTTATTTTCTCCTTATCCATTCTTCTTTTCAGCTAGTTACAG AATCTGTGCTGGTTGCAATGCTGAGATTGGTCATGGACGATACCTTAGTTGCATGGGTTCTGTTTGGCATCCAGAATGTTTCCGCTGTCATGCTTGCAACCAGCCAATTAATGATTACGAG TTTTCGGTTTCAGGGAATCGTCCTTTTCATAAATCCTGCTATAAAGAGCAGCATCATCCAAAATGTGATGTTTGCAGGAAATTT ATACCGACAAATCCAGCTGGTCTAATTGAGTACAGGGCACATCCCTACTGGATGCAAAAGTACTGCCCCTCTCATGAGCGTGATGGCACTCCTCGCTGTTGTAGTTGCGAAAGAATGGAG CCTGTAGATGTAAAATATATATCACTTGATGATGGTCGGAGGCTGTGCCTAGAGTGTCTAGATTCTGCAATTATGGATACTCATGAATGCCAACCTCTCTACCTTGAAATCCAAGAATTTTATGAAGGATTAAATATGAAAGTTGAACAACAGGTTCCTCTCCTTCTGGTTGAGAGGCAAGCTCTAAATGAGGCCATGGAGGGAGAAAAGAAT GGCCATCATCACTTACCAGAAACTAGAGGACTCTGCTTGTCGGAGGAGCAGACAGTTACCACC GTCTTAAGGAGGCCAAGGATTGGGGCTGGCTATCGGTTCATAGACATGATTACTGAACCTCATAGGCTAATTCGTCGATGTGAAGTTACagctattctcattttgtatggTCTTCCTAG GTTGCTGACAGGATCTATCCTGGCTCATGAGATGATGCACGCTTGGCTTAGGCTTAAAG GTTATCCAAATCTGAGTCCGGAAGTTGAGGAAGGAATATGTCAGGTTTTGGCACATATGTGGTTGGACTCTGAGATCTATGCTGCGGCGGGAAGTGATGCAGCTTCATCGTCATCCTCGTCATCtgcatcttcttcttcatcatcatcaccatcatcatcctCTTCCACATCATCAAAGAAAGGAAAGCGCTCGGATTTTGAGAAGAAACTTGGCGGCTTTTTTAAGCACCAGATTGAGTCAGATTCATCCACAGCGTATGGAGAGGGATTCAGGCAAGGTAATCAAGCAGTGAACAAGTACGGTCTTAAAAGGACCCTTGATCATATTCGGATGACAGGAAGCTTCCCTTTTTGA